In the Mauremys mutica isolate MM-2020 ecotype Southern chromosome 13, ASM2049712v1, whole genome shotgun sequence genome, one interval contains:
- the LOC123347342 gene encoding olfactory receptor 10A4-like — MTYSEREPDENRTISDVFILVGFSYLTRLQILLFLVFLVTYLVTLVGNLLIILLIKLNPSLHTPMYFFLVNLSFLEVCYTSSVVPQLLVHLLVEQKTITIVGCAAQMYVFTILGLTECCLLAAMAYDRYIAICNPLQYRTIMSGRVCAQLVAASWTIGISVEVAQTTWIFSLPFCGSNWIHHFFCDIPPVVKMACTDTSKNEIVVLAVSVLFIMSPFLLIILSYICIISTILKLPSAEGRRKAFSTCSSHLMVVTLFYGTALITYLRPKSSSTPESDQMISLMYTVVTPVLNPIIYTLRNKEVKGAFRKTIEKSIFSHNWRNQRMKDRVS; from the coding sequence ATGACATATTCTGAGAGAGAACCTGATGAGAACCGGACCATTTCTGATGTGTTCATCCTGGTGGGGTTTTCATACCTTACCAGACTCCAAATCCTTCTGTTTCTGGTGTTTCTGGTCACCTACCTGGTCACCCTGGTGGGGAACCTGCTCATTATCCTCCTTATAAAGCTAAACCCCTCACTTCAtacccccatgtatttcttcctggtgAACCTGTCCTTCTTGGAAGTCTGCTACACCAGCAGTGTGGTCCCTCAGCTGCTAGTTCACCTCCTAGTGGAGCAAAAGACcattaccattgtgggctgcgcTGCCCAGATGTATGTCTTCACCATCCTGGGCCTCACAGAATGCTGCCTCCTAGCAGCCATGGCGTACGACCGCTACATAGCCATATGCAACCCCTTGCAGTACAGAACCATCATGAGTGGTCGGGTGTGTGCACAGCTCGTGGCTGCTTCATGGACCATTGGCATCTCGGTGGAAGTAGCTCAGACCACGTGGATCTTCAGCCTGCCCTTCTGTGGCTCCAATTGGATCCACCACTTCTTCTGCGACATCCCACCAGTAGTAAAGATGGCATGTACGGATACATCCAAAAATGAAATTGTGGTCTTGGCTGTGTCGGTACTGTTCATCATGAGCCCTTTCCTACTGATAATCCTGTCCTACATCTGCATTATCTCCACCATCCTCAAGCTCCCATCAGCAGAGGGAAGgcgtaaagccttctccacctgctcctcccacctcatggTGGTGACTTTGTTCTATGGAACAGCCCTAATCACCTATCTCAGGCCCAAGTCTAGCTCCACCCCAGAGAGTGATCAAATGATTTCCCTCATGTACACAGTTGTGACCCCAGTGTTGAACCCCATAATATACACGCTGAGGAACAAAGAGGTGAAGGGAGCCTTTAGAAAAACAATAGAAAAGAGTATCTTTTCACACAACTGGAGAAATCAGAGAATGAAAGATAGAGTTAGTTAA